One region of Endozoicomonas sp. Mp262 genomic DNA includes:
- the sctN gene encoding type III secretion system ATPase SctN, whose translation MSDALNYLTNSLQDAVEGSPLVDIRGRVTEVQGMIIKAAVPNVKIGELCKLVSPQGGQSGYAEVVGFQEHETVLSPLGDILGISSSTEVIPTGKVHHVGVGPHLLGHVLDGMGYPLDKGAFDGIEPEAWYPVYADSPDPMTRKIIDRPLPLGLKVMDSVLTCGEGQRMGIFAAAGGGKSTLLSMLVKGAEVDVTVLALIGERGRELREFIEHDLGPEGVKKSVIIVATSDKSSMERSKAAYTATAVAEYFRDRGKRVLLLMDSVTRFARAQREIGLAAGEPPTRRGFPPSVFATLPKLMERAGMAQIGSITALYTVLVEGDDMTEPVADETRSILDGHIILSRKLAASNHYPAIDVLSSASRVMNAIVPEEHLAAAGKLRELLAKFEEIELLVKVGEYKPGSDAVADEALSRIDAIRAFLRQRTTEFFSYDDIIAQLRQVTGV comes from the coding sequence GTGAGCGATGCGCTGAACTACCTGACCAATTCTCTGCAAGATGCCGTTGAAGGCAGTCCTCTGGTGGATATCAGGGGACGAGTCACCGAAGTCCAGGGCATGATTATTAAAGCTGCCGTCCCCAATGTAAAAATAGGCGAACTCTGCAAGCTGGTGTCTCCCCAGGGAGGGCAATCCGGTTATGCGGAGGTGGTAGGTTTCCAGGAACATGAAACCGTACTATCCCCACTGGGTGATATCCTGGGCATCTCCTCCAGCACCGAAGTTATTCCAACCGGTAAAGTTCACCATGTGGGTGTAGGGCCTCACCTGCTGGGCCATGTACTTGATGGTATGGGCTACCCTCTTGATAAGGGTGCCTTTGACGGTATAGAACCTGAAGCCTGGTATCCGGTGTATGCGGACAGTCCCGATCCCATGACCCGGAAAATTATTGACCGCCCTCTTCCCCTTGGCCTTAAAGTAATGGACAGCGTACTAACCTGTGGTGAAGGCCAACGTATGGGGATTTTTGCGGCGGCAGGTGGTGGTAAAAGTACCCTGCTTTCCATGCTGGTAAAAGGTGCAGAGGTGGATGTCACTGTACTGGCCCTGATCGGTGAACGGGGCCGGGAACTCAGGGAGTTCATTGAACACGACCTTGGCCCCGAGGGCGTAAAAAAATCAGTAATTATTGTCGCCACTTCCGATAAATCATCCATGGAGCGCTCCAAGGCGGCTTACACGGCTACCGCAGTGGCAGAATATTTCAGGGATAGAGGCAAGCGCGTCTTATTATTGATGGATTCAGTGACCCGTTTTGCCCGGGCCCAGCGTGAGATTGGCCTGGCTGCAGGCGAACCACCCACACGACGAGGCTTTCCGCCCTCGGTATTTGCCACCCTGCCCAAATTAATGGAACGGGCAGGCATGGCCCAGATAGGCTCTATCACCGCTCTCTATACCGTACTGGTGGAAGGGGATGATATGACCGAGCCCGTGGCTGACGAAACCCGTTCGATTCTGGATGGTCATATTATCCTTTCCAGAAAGCTGGCCGCCTCCAATCATTACCCGGCCATTGATGTGCTTTCCAGCGCCAGCCGGGTTATGAATGCTATCGTCCCGGAAGAACACCTGGCTGCTGCCGGCAAGCTCAGGGAGCTATTGGCGAAGTTTGAAGAAATCGAGCTGCTGGTGAAAGTCGGTGAGTACAAGCCCGGTTCAGATGCCGTTGCCGATGAAGCCTTAAGCAGGATTGATGCAATCAGGGCATTTTTGCGCCAGCGCACCACCGAGTTCTTTAGCTATGACGATATCATTGCCCAGCTCAGACAAGTTACAGGTGTCTGA
- a CDS encoding type III secretion HpaP family protein: MQIDQNSGTQQQQQNSQAQQNQSSQKVSEDEASRFSKQLEKKDRHKKASSGQEEEQKLENLFAERSKQAKELMEQRLKEQKDGQGGGGSREHMMDMAFAQIQDAQFKSDIQLKEIQHTKSIKEVEAALQKMADQIQVSAKDAINGAEIRISIKDNILPGTEVRIHRHGGELTVTMNTTSAETHNLLAQHEASLQKHLNDRFSNEKVNINFNMAGDNDDPGDGRSRNQYTQEDDNNNDDKKTV, translated from the coding sequence ATGCAAATTGATCAAAACTCCGGTACACAGCAACAGCAGCAGAACAGCCAGGCCCAACAGAATCAGTCCAGCCAAAAAGTATCAGAAGATGAGGCCTCACGCTTTTCAAAGCAACTGGAAAAGAAAGACAGGCACAAAAAAGCCAGTTCAGGCCAGGAAGAAGAGCAGAAACTAGAGAACCTCTTCGCTGAGCGCAGCAAACAAGCCAAAGAACTGATGGAGCAGCGCCTTAAAGAGCAGAAAGACGGCCAGGGCGGTGGTGGCTCCCGCGAGCATATGATGGATATGGCTTTTGCCCAGATTCAGGATGCCCAATTCAAGTCTGATATACAGCTAAAAGAGATCCAGCATACTAAAAGCATCAAAGAAGTGGAGGCTGCCCTGCAAAAAATGGCTGACCAGATTCAGGTTTCGGCCAAAGATGCCATTAATGGCGCGGAAATACGGATATCCATTAAAGATAATATTCTACCAGGTACAGAAGTACGCATTCATCGTCACGGTGGAGAACTGACCGTCACAATGAACACCACCTCAGCAGAAACCCATAATTTACTGGCACAGCACGAAGCCAGCCTGCAAAAGCACCTGAATGACCGCTTCAGTAACGAGAAGGTCAACATCAACTTTAATATGGCGGGCGACAACGATGATCCGGGTGATGGCCGTTCACGCAACCAGTACACCCAGGAAGACGATAATAATAACGACGACAAAAAAACCGTATAG
- a CDS encoding type III secretion system chaperone: MSFKQNVEENLQHFAQSIGLGELSLNEHDACGLCFDDTLVVNMEYLEEDEALVFVASVKPMDAHDTGKTALYETLLSFNLQHHSMQGAFLALNHDKTEILLIRSMMASVDYGTFESTLEKFVNTLEWIVGEIESAKQNGGTSGNGNGPGANQPAPKPPAGGPGDMGMMV; the protein is encoded by the coding sequence ATGTCATTCAAGCAGAATGTCGAAGAAAATCTACAACACTTTGCACAAAGCATCGGGCTCGGTGAATTGAGCCTTAATGAGCATGATGCCTGTGGACTTTGCTTCGATGACACCTTAGTGGTCAATATGGAATACCTGGAAGAAGATGAAGCCCTGGTATTTGTTGCTTCAGTCAAACCTATGGATGCCCATGACACAGGAAAGACAGCCCTTTACGAAACCCTGCTTTCTTTCAATTTGCAACACCATAGTATGCAGGGTGCATTCCTGGCATTAAACCACGACAAGACAGAAATCCTGTTGATTCGCTCCATGATGGCATCAGTGGATTACGGCACCTTTGAGTCTACCCTGGAAAAGTTTGTTAACACCCTGGAATGGATTGTGGGTGAGATTGAATCCGCCAAACAGAATGGTGGCACCAGTGGCAACGGCAATGGTCCGGGAGCAAACCAGCCAGCACCCAAACCACCTGCCGGCGGACCTGGCGATATGGGTATGATGGTTTAG
- a CDS encoding type III secretion protein, producing the protein MLDELLRVKNIREKSASEEVTRCKNHLEMTHQQLRDSEQELQDYIAWRCKEEQLLYDNIMNNEIRQHDLDVLKQKIALLREKDAELEQAIEKAKNNVIEAEEQLELAREAHKKARQAVDKFEEFKKVLDEEAAKEAQRIEDIEMEEFTVRPKR; encoded by the coding sequence ATGCTCGACGAGCTACTGAGAGTCAAGAACATACGGGAAAAATCCGCCAGTGAAGAAGTCACCCGCTGTAAAAACCATCTTGAAATGACCCACCAGCAACTCAGGGACAGTGAGCAGGAACTGCAAGACTATATTGCATGGCGCTGTAAAGAAGAGCAGTTGCTATACGATAATATAATGAATAACGAAATTCGGCAGCATGACCTGGATGTATTAAAACAGAAGATCGCCCTGTTGCGAGAGAAAGACGCCGAGCTTGAACAGGCTATCGAAAAAGCAAAGAACAACGTTATTGAGGCCGAAGAGCAACTGGAATTAGCCCGGGAGGCCCACAAAAAAGCCCGGCAAGCTGTGGATAAATTCGAGGAATTTAAAAAAGTGCTCGATGAGGAGGCGGCAAAGGAAGCCCAGCGCATCGAGGATATTGAAATGGAAGAGTTTACTGTTCGTCCTAAGCGCTAG